GCTACGACGCCAAGGCCGGTGAGGTCTTCCTGGTGGACCAGACCATGGTGGCCGCCATCGGCGCCGGTCTCGCCATCAACGAGAAGCGCGGCTGCATGATCGTGGATGTGGGCGGCGGCACCACCGACGTGGCCGTCATCTCCTACAACGGCAAGGTCTTCTCCGACTCCATCCTCATCGCCGGTGACGAGATGGACGAGGCCATCATTACCTACATCCGCGAGAAGTACAACGTGCTCATCTCCGAGGCCGCCGCTGAGGAGGTGAAGTGGAACCTGGGATCGGCCTTCCCCTCGGACAAGGGGCGCACCATGACGGTCTCGGGCCGCGACCAGTTCGAGGGCCTGCCCAAGACCCTGACCCTCAACGACAATGAGATCCGGGAGGCCCTGGCCGACCCCGTCAGCGCCATCGTGGACTTGGTCCGCAAGGCCCTCAACGAGACCCCTCCCCAGCTGGCCGCCGACCTCATCGAGCGCGGCATCTGCCTCACGGGCGGCGGTTCCAAGATCCAGGGCCTCGACATCCGGATCAGCAAGGAAACCCACCTGCCCTGTTACCGGGCCGAGAACCCGGAGACTGCCGTGGTCCGGGGCACCGCCGTCCTCCTGGAGGACATCCCCTTCCTGAGGCGCATCCAGATCCTGGACTAGGTCCATGAGGCTCAACCCGATCGAGAGCTGCCGGCCATGAGGCCGCGTCCCTGGGGCTGGAACCCCACGGGACGGCGGCGCTATGCCGTCCTGGTCCTGCTGCTGGGGCACCTCGCCTGGGTGGTGCTCGGGCCCGGCCATGGGGAGCGCTGGCGTTCGATCCTGGGGACCCTCACCTGGCCGCTCCGCACCATCAGCGGCCCCCTCCTGAGGACCCGGGCCCAGCGGGCCGAGCGGCGCCACTCCCTGGAGACGGCCCAGTCCGAGCTGAAGCTGCTCCAGCAGCGGCTGGACATCCTCCAGCAGGATGCCGCCCGCCAGGCCCCGCGCTACCAGGAGGCGGACGAAGCCATCCGATTGTTGGGATTGAAGAAACAGGTTCCCCTGGAGCTCAGGGCGGCCCGGATCCTCGCCAATGTCCGCAAGGCCCCCTTCGGAGGCATGATCCTGGACCAGGGGCAGGACGCGGGTCTGCTGCGGGATCAAGGCGTCCTCTGTCCTGAGGGTGTCGTGGGCCGGATCTGGGAGGTGGCCCCCACGCAGTCGAGCCTGCTCCCCCTGGACGCCTACAACGCATCCACCGCCGTGATGCTCGCCCAGAGCCGGGCCACCGGTGTCCTGCAGGGCGTGGGCCCGGGCCGGGCGGAGATCCGCTACATCGGCAGCCAGGAGGTGGTGCAGGTCGGTGAGTCGGTCTACACCTCGGGCCTGGACCGGGTCTTCCCCCGGGGGCTTCTGGTGGGCTATGTCACCGGGGTGCGGCCCCAGGGCCCTGAGCTCCAAGTGGATGTGGCCCTCGCCGCCCCCCTGGACCGCATCCAGCTCGTGCTCATCCTGCCCCCCCAGCCCCACCTCGAGCTGCCCGTCCCCGATGTCCCGAAGGGTCAGCCATGAGCCAGCCCACGCCCCTCGACCCTGTCAAGCGCAGCATCCTGGCCTTCGTCTGCCTGGGGGCCATCCACCAGTTGAGCCCCTGGCCGGGTCCCCAGGCCCTCTTCCTGGCCTTTCTGGTGCTGGCCGTGGCTCCGGGTTTCCACTCCCCGGTGGCGGCCCTCCTCTGGTCTGCCGCAGCTGGCTGGATCCTGGAGGGGAGCCTGCGGATGTATCCCCACCTCGGGGGCACCGCCCTGGCCAACCTGATCGTCTGTCTGCTGGCGCACTGGCACTTCCGGAACCGTCCCCCCGACACCCGGATCCCCTACTGGGGCCAGCTGGCCCTCTTCCAGGTGGGACTGCTCCTGCTCACCCACCTCTGCGTCCGCATCGCCGCGGGACCCCACCCTTGGGGCTGGTCCTGGCTCTGGCCCCTGGTGGGCATTCCCTTCTGGGGCTCCCTCTCCCTCTGGTTGAGGCTTCCCGACCGCCGGAGGTGATCCCTGGACGCCCGCGGTCGCCATCTCCTCCTTAAACGCCTCGCCTGGGGCAGGGCCCTGGCCTGGATCATGCTCCTGACCCTCCTCACGGCCTACGCATGGGTGCAGCTGGTCAAGCGCAGGGAAATGCGGGACCAGGCCGAGCGCCAGGCCGTCAAGACCCGCACCACCCCCGCCCCCCGCGGCATTGTCTACGACCGCAACGGCAACAAGCTGGTGGACAACCAGAGGGCCCTGCACCTCGTCATCCAAGCAGAAGACCTGCCCAAGGATCCCGCCCAGATCGAGGCCCTGGCGGCAGCCCTCCAGCGCGATCCCGCCGAGCTGAAGCGCCGCATCGCCGCTGGACGCCAAGCGGGAGGCAACCGCATGGTCGTCCTCCAGGACAACCTGGATGAAGCCAGCCTCGCCCAGGCGGAGCTCCTCCGGGCCCGCTTCCCCTTCCTCAGCATCGAGACGGCCCCGCGGCGGGTCTATCTGGGACAGGACCTTGCAGGGCACCTCCTGGGCTACGTCGGCGAGGTGGATGACCGGCTGATGAAGAAGGAGCCCGGCAAGTACCAGCTGGGGGAGATCATCGGCAAGGTGGGCCTGGAGGCCAGCCACAACGAGCTCCTCAAGGGCGTCGATGGCGAGCGGAGCATCGTGGTGGACTACCTGGGCCGGGAGGTGGCCCTCAAGGGCATGGTGGAGTCGGTCCCGGGCAAGAGCGTCTACCTCACCCTGGATGCCGGTCTCCAGCAGGTCCTCCGGGAGGCCTTCGGCAAGGAGAACGGTGCCGCCGTGGTCCTGGACCTGCGGGATGGCGGCGTCCTGGCCATGTATTCCAGCCCCTCCTACGACCCCAATGTCTTCCTGAACCGCCTCACCCAGGACCAGGTGAAGGAATTCTGGCAGAACCCCGTCCGCCCCATGCTCAACCGGGCCGTCCAGGGTCTCTACCCCCCGGGCTCCACCTTCAAGCTCCTCACGGCCCTGGCCGCCCTGGACAAGGGGATCATCACCCCCGAGACGCGCTTCACCTGTGCCGGACACAAGAACTACTACGGACGCGACTTCCGCTGTGACGGGGTCCACGGTTCCCTGAACCTCGTCCAGGCCATCGCCCAGAGCTGCGACATCTACTTCTACGAGCTGGCCTCCCGCCTGGACATTGATGATATCTATGCCGCTGCCGTCAAATACGGGCTGGCAGGCAAGACAGGAGTGGACCTCCTCCATGAGGTGGCCTCCCGGGTCCCCAGTCGGGAGTGGGTGAAGAAGGCCCGCCCCAAGGACCCTCACTGGTACGCGGGCGAAACCATCAGCGTGGGCATCGGCCAGGGCGCCAACGGCATCACCCCCATCGCCCTCGCCCGCTTCTATGCGGCCCTGGCCACCCGGGGCCGGGTCATCACCCCCCACCTCCTCCTGGGACGCCAGGATGAACAGACGGGCAAGATGGTCCCCATACCCCCGCCCCCCTCCCACGAGAGCGGCATGGATCCAGGCACCTGGGCCGCCCTGGATCAGGGCCTCTTCGAAGTGGTCCACAGCGGCACCGCCCATGCCAGCGCCGTACAGGGGGTCACCATGGTGGGCAAGACAGGCACCAGCCAGGTGGTCTCCTTCGTGAGCCGCTCCCACTACTCAGGCAGCTCCAAGAAGCTCCGGGACAATGCCCTCTTTGCGGGCTATGCCCCCCGGGAGAACCCCCAGATCGCCTTTGCCGTGGTGGTGGAGAACGGCGGCTTCGGTGCCAGCAGCGCCGCCCCCATCGCCAAGAAGCTGGTGGAGTACTGGTTCCTGCAGCGGCCCTCCAACCCCCTGCCCCCGCCCTCCCTCAAGCCCTTCTCGCCCTTCCAGGAGAGTGAAACCGGAGAGACCCCATGAAGCTCTCACTCAACACCCTGGACCGGCGTCTGCTCATCGCCATGTGCCTCCTGACCCTCATGGGGCTCCTGACCATTTACTCCGCCGGCCGCGGGAGCCCGAGCCAGGGGCACATGTGGATGAAGCAGGCAGGCTGGATGATCATCGGCTTCGCCGCCATGCTAGGGGTGTCCCACCTGAACCCCGAGCGGCTCTTCCGCAACAGTGTCGTCTTCTACGCCCTGGGGATCCTTGCCCTGGTGGCGGTCTTCGCCATCGGCCGGAGCATCGGCGGGGCGAAGCGCTGGATCGCCTTCGGCGGCCTGACCTTCCAACCCTCAGAGCTCATGAAGTGGCTCAGCCTCCTCTTCGTGGCCCACCGCCTGGGCACCCGGCCCCCGCTCGAGCTCAGTACCTGGGATCTGCTCGGCGCCGCCGGTCTGGTCTTCTTCCCCATGCTCCTGGTCATGAAGCAGCCGGACCTGGGCATGGCCATCAGCTTCCTTCCCATCCTGGTGCTCATCCCCCTCATCCGGGGCCTCAAACTCAAGTGGGTGGTCCTGGGGGTGCTGCTGCTGTCGGGCCTGGGCTTCATCGCCTGGCACAAGGTCCTCAAGCCCTACCAGAAGCAGCGGGTCCTGACCTTCCTCAACCCGGAGGCCGACCTCCAGGGCAAGGGCTACCAGATCAACCAGAGCCGCATCGCCATCGGAGCGGGGGGCCTCCTGGGCAAGGGCTTCACCAGCGGCACCCAGACCCAGCTCAACTTCCTCCCGGTCAAGACCACGGACTTCGTCTTCTCCGTCTGGGCCGAGGAGCGGGGCTTCCTGGGGGTGCTCATCGCCCTGGGGCTCTTCGGCCTGCTCCTCAACCGGATCCTGGACATCGCCCGGGATGCCAGGCGGGCTCCTGAGCTCTACTTCTGCGTGGGCACGGCCGGCATCTTCGCCCTGCATGTCTTCGTCAATGTGGGCATGGTGATCGGCATCCTGCCCAACAAGGGCATGGTGCTGCCCTTCTTCAGCGCGGGCGGCAGCAGCACCCTCAGCTATTTCCTGGCCCTGGGCCTGGTGATGGGCATCCACCGGCGCTCCCTGGTGCAGTAGAACCGAAAGGGAGAGTCCGTGCTTGATCCTGAATAGGGCACGTGCATAAAATCGCGACAGCCACTCAGTCATGCATGCGACCGTCCGACCGGCAGCGGTTCCGCCAGCACGGATATCCGGTCTCTCACTTTGGAGGCTCGCCATGTTCCCTGCCCGCTCTGTATTCCGCGCCACCCTGTCCGCCTCGCTCCTCCTGGGCCTGGCGGCTCCCGGCCTCCTCAGGGCCAAGGCCCCCGCCGTGGCACAACCACCCCAGATGCTCACGGCCAGGGGCTTCCAGGGCATGTTCTTCATCACCGCCGTGCTCAGTGGCGCCTACGCCAGCCGCCACCCCGGGGTGGCCCCGGATATCCAGATCGATGGCGAGTCCGAGGCCATGAAGGCCCTCACCGAAGGACGGACGATGATGGCCATGATGGGCCGCGACCTCCTCCCGGCCGAAGATGCCGCATTCAAGGCTAAGTGGGGCTATGCCCCCACCCGAGTAGCCCTCGCCATGGATGCCCTGGTGGTGCTGGTCAACCACAACAACCCCATCAAGCAGATCCGGGTGGAACAACTGGACGCCGTCTACAGCCTGGACCGGAAGCAGGGCTGGCCGGAGGATGTGCTCACCTGGGGCGATCTGGGGGTGAAACAGGGGGGCTGGGAGAACCGCCCCATCGAGCGCTTCGGACGCCCTGAGGACAGCGGGAACTACTGGCTGCTGACCCAGGCCCTCACTCTGAATGGCCGTCCCCGCCTCCCCATCCGCGGCGATATGGACGCCATCACCCTCACGGAGGAACTGGCCGCCAACCAGGCCGCCATCGCCTACGGCAACATGGTGGAGAAGTTCGCTTCCACCAAGATCGTCCCCCTGGTGCCCAAGGGGGGCAAGGATGCCGTTGAGGCCACCCCCGCCACCGTAGGCTCCGGCGCCTATCCCCTCTGCCGCAACCTGTACGTCTACATCAACAAGGATCCCCACAAAGGGATGCCCCCCCTGGTGAAGGATTTCCTCTCCTTCGCCCTCTCCCCCGCCGGCCAGGGGATTATCAGGGATTCCGGACAGGTTCCGCTGCAGCCTGATATCGTGGCCCTCAACCGCCTGAAGGTCACCGACAAGTTCGACGCAGACAGTTCCACCCTGCGCTAGGACCCCATTTTTCCGCTTTGGATCTGGCCCCCGCCATGATCTTCTGTAGTATTGCGTCCAGCGTTTCCATGAACGCCGGGCCCGGAGGACATCATGGCGAGACTGAGCAAGTCCTGGAAGGCCGAAACCGAGGGCAGGGCCCTGGCGACGGAGCTCCACACCATCCTGGAGGTCAGCCACCGGCAGGCCAAGGGGATCATCGACGGAGGCCTCGCCCGGGTGAACGGCGAGCCGGTCCGTTCCGCCGGGCACCGGCTCAAGGCCGGCGACGAGCTCTCCGTGGCCTTCGACCCCGACACCGAATACACCGCCATCCCCAAGCCGCGAAAGAAGGGGCCGGGCGCCGATGTGGACATCCTCTGGGAGGACAAGCATCTCCTCTTCGTGGACAAGCCCGCGGGTCTGCTCACAGTGCCCACCGAGCGCACCCACGAGACCTGTCTGGCGGACTCCATCACCGACCTCTACCGGCGCCGCGGCTTCAAGCGTTTCCACCTCTACATCGCCCACCGGCTGGACCGCTTCACCTCCGGCGTGCTGGTCTTCGCCAAGACCCCCGAGGCCCTCAACGGTCTGAAGAACCTCTTTGAGGAACACCACCTGAACCGGGTCTACAAGGCCATTCTGGTGGGCGAGCTGCCGGAGAACGCCGGCACCCTCACGGGCAAGCTGGTGGAGCACCAGAAGAGCCTGAAGATCAGCGTGGTCCAGCCCAAGAAGGGCGAGCCCAAGGGGGCCAAGCACGCCATCACCCACTACCGGGTTCTGGAGCGCCTGCCCGGCCACACCGTGGTGGAGGTCAAGCTGGAAACCGGTCGCCGCAATCAGATCCGCGTCCAGTTCGCCGACCGGGGCTTCCCCATCCTGGGAGACCATGTCTACGGCACCAAGAGCGAGCTCATCGACCGCCAGGCCCTCCACGCCGAACTGCTGGGCATCCGCCACCCCGTGACCGACGACGCTGTTACCGTCAGCGCCCCCCTGCCCGCCGACATGGAAGCGGCCCTGAAGGCCCTCCGCAACACCCGTCGGGTGGAGCGCGCCGCAGCCGGCGTGAAGGGTGAGGAGGGCATCTTCAAGCCCAAGATCACCAAAGAGCGCAAGCTCGCCCGGGTCTATCGTTCCAAGCGCTTCGGAGAAGAGGAGCTGGAGGCCCCCCGGCTGA
The sequence above is drawn from the uncultured Holophaga sp. genome and encodes:
- the mreC gene encoding rod shape-determining protein MreC — its product is MRPRPWGWNPTGRRRYAVLVLLLGHLAWVVLGPGHGERWRSILGTLTWPLRTISGPLLRTRAQRAERRHSLETAQSELKLLQQRLDILQQDAARQAPRYQEADEAIRLLGLKKQVPLELRAARILANVRKAPFGGMILDQGQDAGLLRDQGVLCPEGVVGRIWEVAPTQSSLLPLDAYNASTAVMLAQSRATGVLQGVGPGRAEIRYIGSQEVVQVGESVYTSGLDRVFPRGLLVGYVTGVRPQGPELQVDVALAAPLDRIQLVLILPPQPHLELPVPDVPKGQP
- the mrdA gene encoding penicillin-binding protein 2, encoding MDARGRHLLLKRLAWGRALAWIMLLTLLTAYAWVQLVKRREMRDQAERQAVKTRTTPAPRGIVYDRNGNKLVDNQRALHLVIQAEDLPKDPAQIEALAAALQRDPAELKRRIAAGRQAGGNRMVVLQDNLDEASLAQAELLRARFPFLSIETAPRRVYLGQDLAGHLLGYVGEVDDRLMKKEPGKYQLGEIIGKVGLEASHNELLKGVDGERSIVVDYLGREVALKGMVESVPGKSVYLTLDAGLQQVLREAFGKENGAAVVLDLRDGGVLAMYSSPSYDPNVFLNRLTQDQVKEFWQNPVRPMLNRAVQGLYPPGSTFKLLTALAALDKGIITPETRFTCAGHKNYYGRDFRCDGVHGSLNLVQAIAQSCDIYFYELASRLDIDDIYAAAVKYGLAGKTGVDLLHEVASRVPSREWVKKARPKDPHWYAGETISVGIGQGANGITPIALARFYAALATRGRVITPHLLLGRQDEQTGKMVPIPPPPSHESGMDPGTWAALDQGLFEVVHSGTAHASAVQGVTMVGKTGTSQVVSFVSRSHYSGSSKKLRDNALFAGYAPRENPQIAFAVVVENGGFGASSAAPIAKKLVEYWFLQRPSNPLPPPSLKPFSPFQESETGETP
- the rodA gene encoding rod shape-determining protein RodA, whose product is MKLSLNTLDRRLLIAMCLLTLMGLLTIYSAGRGSPSQGHMWMKQAGWMIIGFAAMLGVSHLNPERLFRNSVVFYALGILALVAVFAIGRSIGGAKRWIAFGGLTFQPSELMKWLSLLFVAHRLGTRPPLELSTWDLLGAAGLVFFPMLLVMKQPDLGMAISFLPILVLIPLIRGLKLKWVVLGVLLLSGLGFIAWHKVLKPYQKQRVLTFLNPEADLQGKGYQINQSRIAIGAGGLLGKGFTSGTQTQLNFLPVKTTDFVFSVWAEERGFLGVLIALGLFGLLLNRILDIARDARRAPELYFCVGTAGIFALHVFVNVGMVIGILPNKGMVLPFFSAGGSSTLSYFLALGLVMGIHRRSLVQ
- a CDS encoding RluA family pseudouridine synthase, with translation MARLSKSWKAETEGRALATELHTILEVSHRQAKGIIDGGLARVNGEPVRSAGHRLKAGDELSVAFDPDTEYTAIPKPRKKGPGADVDILWEDKHLLFVDKPAGLLTVPTERTHETCLADSITDLYRRRGFKRFHLYIAHRLDRFTSGVLVFAKTPEALNGLKNLFEEHHLNRVYKAILVGELPENAGTLTGKLVEHQKSLKISVVQPKKGEPKGAKHAITHYRVLERLPGHTVVEVKLETGRRNQIRVQFADRGFPILGDHVYGTKSELIDRQALHAELLGIRHPVTDDAVTVSAPLPADMEAALKALRNTRRVERAAAGVKGEEGIFKPKITKERKLARVYRSKRFGEEELEAPRLTGPRKSFDRERSGEDRPRKSFDRERSGEDRPRKSFDRERSGEDRPRSVGPRKPFDRERGGADRPRPTGPRKSSDRPKGPARPKRKPE
- a CDS encoding rod shape-determining protein gives rise to the protein MPNPFKTQFWSSLFTSDLAIDLGTASVLVHTKQSGRIVIYEPSIVALNTRTQEVEAVGDEAKQLLGRAPQGVVTIRPMKDGMIYEVDAAEKMLAAFIKKARPNRGLARTRIVVSVPPRAHQVARRAVKQVCYDAKAGEVFLVDQTMVAAIGAGLAINEKRGCMIVDVGGGTTDVAVISYNGKVFSDSILIAGDEMDEAIITYIREKYNVLISEAAAEEVKWNLGSAFPSDKGRTMTVSGRDQFEGLPKTLTLNDNEIREALADPVSAIVDLVRKALNETPPQLAADLIERGICLTGGGSKIQGLDIRISKETHLPCYRAENPETAVVRGTAVLLEDIPFLRRIQILD
- a CDS encoding substrate-binding domain-containing protein, with protein sequence MFPARSVFRATLSASLLLGLAAPGLLRAKAPAVAQPPQMLTARGFQGMFFITAVLSGAYASRHPGVAPDIQIDGESEAMKALTEGRTMMAMMGRDLLPAEDAAFKAKWGYAPTRVALAMDALVVLVNHNNPIKQIRVEQLDAVYSLDRKQGWPEDVLTWGDLGVKQGGWENRPIERFGRPEDSGNYWLLTQALTLNGRPRLPIRGDMDAITLTEELAANQAAIAYGNMVEKFASTKIVPLVPKGGKDAVEATPATVGSGAYPLCRNLYVYINKDPHKGMPPLVKDFLSFALSPAGQGIIRDSGQVPLQPDIVALNRLKVTDKFDADSSTLR